The Garra rufa chromosome 8, GarRuf1.0, whole genome shotgun sequence genome has a segment encoding these proteins:
- the crygs3 gene encoding crystallin, gamma S3 isoform X2, which produces MDRLGKIFFYEDKNFQGRCFECSMDCPELSSHFSRCNSIRVESGTWVLYERPNYMGCQYILTRGEYPDYQHWMGYSDSIRSCRKVRNHTGNFRIHLYKRPDFQGEIMECSEDLPSLYDQFRHREIHSCNVLDGAWVFYEHPNYKGRQYLLERGEYRHFTDWSAMHPTVGSIRRIQEI; this is translated from the exons ATGGACAGATTGGGAAAA ATTTTCTTTTATGAGGACAAAAACTTTCAAGGACGTTGCTTTGAGTGCAGCATGGACTGCCCAGAGTTATCGTCCCACTTCAGCCGTTGTAACTCCATCCGAGTTGAAAGTGGGACCTGGGTTTTGTATGAACGTCCAAACTACATGGGCTGCCAGTACATCTTAACCAGAGGAGAGTATCCTGATTACCAGCACTGGATGGGCTACAGTGACTCTATAAGGTCTTGCCGCAAGGTGCGAAAT CATACTGGCAATTTCCGTATCCATCTGTATAAGCGGCCTGACTTCCAGGGTGAGATAATGGAGTGCAGTGAGGACCTGCCCTCTCTCTATGACCAATTCCGTCACCGTGAGATACATTCCTGTAACGTTCTGGATGGGGCCTGGGTCTTCTATGAGCATCCTAACTACAAGGGACGTCAGTATTTGTTGGAGAGAGGCGAGTACCGCCACTTCACTGACTGGAGTGCCATGCATCCTACTGTCGGCTCCATCCGCCGTATTCAGGAGATTTAG
- the crygs3 gene encoding crystallin, gamma S3 isoform X1 has protein sequence MMCLAEQLNVKDINHAHCPLNTQHISKGGKKLALNMDRLGKIFFYEDKNFQGRCFECSMDCPELSSHFSRCNSIRVESGTWVLYERPNYMGCQYILTRGEYPDYQHWMGYSDSIRSCRKHTGNFRIHLYKRPDFQGEIMECSEDLPSLYDQFRHREIHSCNVLDGAWVFYEHPNYKGRQYLLERGEYRHFTDWSAMHPTVGSIRRIQEI, from the exons ATGATGTGCCTGGCAGAGCAACTCAATGTGAAAGATATAAATCACGCTCATTGCCCTTTAAATACACAGCATATATCAAAAGGAGGAAAGAAATTAGCCCTAAACATGGACAGATTGGGAAAA ATTTTCTTTTATGAGGACAAAAACTTTCAAGGACGTTGCTTTGAGTGCAGCATGGACTGCCCAGAGTTATCGTCCCACTTCAGCCGTTGTAACTCCATCCGAGTTGAAAGTGGGACCTGGGTTTTGTATGAACGTCCAAACTACATGGGCTGCCAGTACATCTTAACCAGAGGAGAGTATCCTGATTACCAGCACTGGATGGGCTACAGTGACTCTATAAGGTCTTGCCGCAAG CATACTGGCAATTTCCGTATCCATCTGTATAAGCGGCCTGACTTCCAGGGTGAGATAATGGAGTGCAGTGAGGACCTGCCCTCTCTCTATGACCAATTCCGTCACCGTGAGATACATTCCTGTAACGTTCTGGATGGGGCCTGGGTCTTCTATGAGCATCCTAACTACAAGGGACGTCAGTATTTGTTGGAGAGAGGCGAGTACCGCCACTTCACTGACTGGAGTGCCATGCATCCTACTGTCGGCTCCATCCGCCGTATTCAGGAGATTTAG
- the crygs4 gene encoding crystallin, gamma S4: MTTESIVFYEDRNFQGRSYECKGDTSDLHSFFSRCNSAKVKGGFWVLYERPNYMGYQYILAPGEYQDYHHWIGFNDCVRSCRLLRHVAGHLKLKLFERPNFDGQTWEVTESTPSIQERFLCREVHSCKVQEGPCVFFEHANYRGRQYLLEKGDYRRHTEWGAMHPTVGSVRQITTDC, translated from the exons ATGACGACTGAGAGC ATTGTGTTCTACGAAGACAGGAACTTCCAGGGAAGATCCTATGAGTGCAAGGGAGACACAAGTGACCTTCATTCTTTTTTTAGCCGCTGTAATTCTGCAAAGGTGAAGGGGGGCTTTTGGGTCCTGTATGAGCGGCCAAACTACATGGGCTATCAGTATATCCTGGCCCCAGGGGAGTATCAAGATTATCACCATTGGATTGGCTTCAATGATTGCGTCCGATCTTGTCGCCTACTCAGGCAT GTTGCTGGACATCTCAAGCTGAAGCTCTTCGAGAGGCCCAATTTTGATGGCCAAACATGGGAAGTTACAGAAAGCACCCCGTCCATTCAGGAACGTTTCCTCTGCAGAGAGGTTCATTCCTGCAAGGTCCAGGAAGGTCCCTGCGTGTTCTTCGAGCACGCAAACTACCGTGGACGTCAGTACCTCCTTGAGAAGGGAGACTACAGACGCCACACTGAATGGGGGGCCATGCATCCCACTGTGGGCTCAGTTCGTCAGATCACCACAGATTGTTGA